Part of the Pieris brassicae chromosome 11, ilPieBrab1.1, whole genome shotgun sequence genome, TGGGCTGGAATATAATAAGAGGTATAGAAAACTGGAACAAAAAGATCATATATTGGTACCCAAGAAATAAGAGAAGAAAACAAGGTAGATAGTTTCGAAGGAGGGACGAAATAAAAACCATAACTGATAACTGGGAAAATATGGCAAGGAAAGAACAGAGCAGAGTGGAATGAAATGCAGGAGGCCTTTCCCAAAGTTTGGCAAACAGATGGGTTTTCAGTCTCACCAACTCACTAGAGATACTAgtttaagattaaaattatgtaaaattctgTTAGAATAAGGGCTTACAttgtagttattattttagtttaagacaaatatatttttggttagtaaaagtttaatagattatttttgCGAGTAATCTAATATAACACAtcatcaattttaaaacatatgtacAATGCCCTTAGGAGCATCTTCACTAAACCTACTTGGCTTTAGCCCTGGTGATTGGTTGTACTTTTTCTCCAGCCTCAACAGTATCTTCTTTTTCACGCATTTTGACAAAAGCCAgtacatgatcatttgtcaccACTTTCTGTAAATTATAGAAAGGTGTTAAGAATTTATCCTACATTTCATTTTAGCACACAATGAGACAGATAACTAActttcagtattttttttacactgGTATCgtctaaattatttcttagagCTGAGGCGTGAAGATTTTTCTCTATTTCAAGTGTATTATCTGGAAGGACTTCGTCCTCTGTACTAGACCCTCTGAAATGTTTtaacacattatttattttataataatatgaaatgaaGCATAAGatacattacaaaatttttTGAACAACAAACCGTTTTCTCTTCTTTGCTCggcttttaaatttgtttgttattgtgtTTTCGTCACTCGActcgtttaaaacatttaggGAAGCCTCCTTAGGAGTTTCTGAATCCATTATGTTTAAGTGACTATttacttgaataaatatttcataaatcagtccattaataattgaaaatcgtaaataattaattttgtgtttatatgCCATTCAATAGCAGCGAATGGTTATCTTCACAGATtagattatatacaatatacgaAACAGAGTAGAAGACAATTTATACAGTAAGTTGCCATCACAGATTACACCATCTGTTTATTCGATAACCGAAAGTACAGTAAAACCAGAACGAAAGGTGGCTTGTTTAATGTGAATAACACTATGTATAGTATGATATACAAGAAGtagtctttattattattaatttatgtagtaaatattgttatgcTGAATTCGAACCCGACCTGTGaatgtactttttgttaacaATAACCACGTCAAACGATTTTAATGTATAGTAACATAGTTCTCCTTCCTGACAAAATTGGCATATAGGAGACTCCCACACGTTCTAACGGATCtggatgatccaattaccgtagctaatgaaaaaaaacagCCTTCATCGGGGAGAGCGTGGACTAAACTCTTAAGCTTGTGTTCTGTTTCAGATGATTGACCACCCTGCAACAGCCCATCTGGCCAACTTTGCCattccaaaaaaaaactaacacacGAAGTCTAATATATAGGTACACtttcaataaatgaaatttattgaaaGTGTACCTTCAATAAATGAACCCTCTTTCAATAaatgaattcaatattaaatgcttGTTCAAgagaattattgttttaatttagtacaGGGCAGTTTCTATCAAGTACAAATCTCCCTACTATGAAGAGTCACCATCCATCACATGGACTCATCTCCCTCTAggattctttatttattgatactgAACTTATTTAAgtctttattatgtaaatattaattcttaaaGAAGAAACTAAGTACCACTAGTACTAGTAACTAAGTtataggaataaaaaaatcagtgccAACatcatcaaaataataaaaaagataaatagtTACATGAACAATTACaacttagaaaaaataaatatgcataATAATGTATACATAGCAAGTCAAGCtatcatagaaaaaaataatgaaaaattaggAACCTTTTacttattatgatatattCATTGATATATACATTGATTcggataattattttcaattcttACATCATTGCCAATACAATATTGACCTAACTTGACCTTCATTGTTTCAATTTACTAGATGCTATTCCATAAAATTCGGAAAGTAACTGTTTCATATCATCATAACCTGACAAGTCTTGGGCTTGTGATAAAGGTAGCCATTTGAAATCTTGATGTTCATCTGAAAGTTTCACAGGTGCTTCTgggttaattaattttgctaGCCAGTATATCACTTCTTTGGGTTTTCCATTTACTTTATAAGAGAGAACTTTTTTTGTGGTTTGATCAATCTGTAATgtcaacatttattattaataaataaaacttaaatattatagtcCTTAATATGACCAATTTAATTTctcaaaatatactttatcatCTTTTCTTCAACATAGTTAAGCTGAGAGTATATCAGAAAGGATAGGACAACTCCTTTAAATTCAacatactaattaaaaattacctcTAAATCATCTTTTATGTAACCAGCTTCTTCTTGTGTCTCTCGTAATGCTGTCTCCCAGTCAGATTCACCTTCATCGACATGGCCTATAGAGAATTCAATTGTTGacatagtaataaaactaaaaaacattcaaaaatataaatactaattgtTGTACCTTTAGGTGGGGTCCAATGATGTATACCATATGAGGTTTGTAAAAGAAGAAACTGTATTAGCTCATTAGAGTATCTGTATATAACTAAACCGGCAGCTCGTGTCGGCGACATAATCTTGTTCTGAAAAGGAAATGCAAATGTActaatatgttataattgaattacttACATTGTTACCTTGGATTAAGCTTATTCTCCAATAGTTCTCTTGTTAACAAGAAAAGGAAACAGTCGTAATAAGATTTTCAAgagtttttttctgtttaattacttatacagttaaaagaaataaagttaACTTGTGAGAGAAATATTTCCGTTCCGGTTTACCTTTCTTgtgacaataaataaatttcttatattCGCGTGCGAAGGAACTCAAAATTACTAAGTTCGagtcataaattaaattccatAAAACTGGGAATTGGGataacgaaaaaaataaataaacaatatccTTCACGATATTTGTTGGTGTTAATTGTCAATGTTAATTCTGACTAATACTGTCCATAAGTTCACTGTCTATGAACGTaaagaaaagattttattttacttttgagttataattcaaaatatttttacaatttaaaatgtaaaataagttCTATTATTTGTTCAATCATGTTTTAAAAGTAACTGCCGGAGCagtgttttaaacaaattaggTATATCTGTAACTACTAAATGTCAAAATTGTTAAGGTTTCGTTGGAGATTTGAAAAAGAGTACCGAatcaaaaaaaacttattttcaaACTGCAACGGCTTGTGATCAACATTACAACATGGATTTTTTAGGAAACGTcttctaatttaaaattctgtgGTATTAACCTTCTAGGACTAGTGTCTAATGCGGTacaatttgtaatttgttttaatctaATCGTGCGAGATTGAAACAGAACGTTGACAATGTTGAAGAAgtggaaaattattataacaaactGGGTAAGCATTTTGATGAACATTTAATAGACTTTATTGTgataaagatattataaacGTGTTATACTGTGAGTTATATTTCGATTTGAATAATCCTTACAAAGTTTCGTTTGTGTCCGTTATAACGGTTGGGTCTAGAGGGCCAGGTGCGCAGCTGTTGTCGCCAGATGTTTTGCTTGACTTTTAATGCGGTACTGCGACTACATTTGTAGTCCCAGCTCCGTATTGAAACATccttttcttctttcttttatttaattcaaaaaaaatatttcagataaaTTGTTACTTTAATGACGTGAAAAAAATAGACTTACAAGTAAATTTGGAAACCCTTGTTGGTATAATATCCCATTTGAGGGATAATTTTAGTTTGGATGAATCTAAATCATCTTTGTTGGATGCTCACACAGTGCAAGAGTTTATAATAGAAAAGTttcctaattttaaatttgaaaatggatCTACAGAACCAGAATCAGAAGATGAGGTGTATACAGCGGCTTCATTACTGttatattttgtgtgtgtCAATTCCAAAGATGTATATATTAGGAGTGCTATGTGCAAAAATCTTCAAATGGAAGATCAAgaagtaatattaaagtttactaAATGCTTGATGGCTTGCTCCAATATTTCACTtgataatgtttgtacagctattaaaggtataatactttttttctttcatttgaTAATGgcttaatacatatttttcataattattcttaatttcAGAGTCTTGTATTCAAGCTATTCCAGGGTCAAGTTTGGAGCATTTTACAGTATCTCAAACTCCACCAGCATTACGATCACTTCATAGTGAAGTGCGACGATTGCAAGCATCTTTAGATGCAGAACGGTTTGATCGAAATTTTCTTCAAGAGGAGCTTAGCAGGACTAATATGAAGCTTGAAAAACTAGGTGCTTTTTAAATGTTGACAGAGTTGTACttacacaaatttaaatgaGTGTTTATTAACATTCCATATTCAAACTTTTCAGTCaaagataaagaaaattataagttgGAGGTTCTTAATTTAAAGGCCAAAATATCACTGTGCTGTGGTCAAAAACAGGAGTCACAGATATTAGAgccagaaaaaaataattctgcTAAATTAATGAAGCAATTGGAAGAAACAGAACaatgtttgtttaatgttcaGGAACAAATGGATGATTTGCAACATGAAAGAGATGTATATAAGAGTAAGGTATGGATTTAACATTCTacttatagatataaatatttatattttaatattttttattatttgatccATATATTCACTGACTATAGAAGCTGAAGTTTGTATTTTTACCTAGAAGTTATGACTAAACCTACTTTGTAATGGACAAAAGCCTATGTTTATATCTTTACTTGTAGTTGGATGAAACTAAACGCcaatatgatattttacttAACCTGAATCAACAAGAGACTATCCGAGCTAACCAGTTAACTGAAGAGTTAGAAAATGAAAGACAAAGGGCACAATCTCTTGAAGAGTTAGTCTCAGAATTACGGCAACATAATCGTTTAAATGGTTTAGACAGTAGTCAACTGGAATGTGATGATAATGACATTAGTTTACACTCTCCTCAGAATAATACATGTGAGTGGtggataattattataaattagtcatttctattaaatacaaattaataaatttgatttcatattttttagctATTTGCAGTGAAGCCTGTGCAAATATTATTGAAGTCCAACTTGGAGAGGAGCGAGCAAAGATAGTTGTCCTTGAATCACAAATTAAAGAGCTTGAGGTAAATATTTCGATATAGGTGTAATATCTTAGTTATAAATTGTTGTTATTAACttgaactttttaaatacatttttttatagaccaAACTAgctaatttaagtaaaacatttgaaaatgAAAGTATAGCTTTTGGTGTCACTGTATACCAGAAAgatactgaaataaaaaacctaAACCGCATAATTAATGAAGAGGTGGAAGTAAAAAATTCCATGAAATTACATTttgataatgaaataaataaattaagcagTGACTTTGATGAgatgcaaaaaaaattaaaggaaaGTAATGAAACATCAAAAATAGTTATTGCAACTAAGATGCAGGAAATTCAAACATTACAAGAAGAAAAACTTTCTCTTCTACAGAGTCTAAATAATGAAGTAACAAAACtagaaaatgttattaaaaatcttcaaGTTGACATTGAAGCAGAAAAGTCCtccaaaaataaattgagaGAAGAATATGAAACAacaataatgatattaaatgACAAAGCACTCAACAGGAATAATGAGTTATTTGAATTGCaagacaaaattaataaaaatggtgAAATGATTGAGAACCTTCAAATGCAGCTAAAATCAGAAAAAGAGCTTAAGGATGACATTTccaataaacataataatgatttaatgaACCTAGCTATGCAAAGGTCAGCCCTTGAAaaagaaattcaaattaaatgtcGTGAACTGTTAGATGCACACATTcagttaaaacaatatactGATGCTAATGAAGAGTTAAAGACAGAGTTGGAATGTGTAAAGAATAGTTATACTAAATCTCAAGAAGAGTGCAAAgtgttaaaagaaaataaagagAAACTGCTAAATGACATTAAAAACCGCGACACTAAGAttgaaaaattagaaaaagacGTAGACAGTCTTGAAAGTGGTTATAgtgaaatgaaaacaaaactgACATGTGATTTAAATGAATCTCAAGCTACAATAAATACCCTTAAAAGTCAATTACatgatgaaataaaatacaaactaGGTTTGCAAaacagaatatgcgaactagaaaatattataacagagAGAGATAATACAAATGCTGAAAAAGAATTaagattaaaagaaataaatgaaaattttgtcagtgaaaaatctatttttaaagagaaattGGATAAACTAACAGATGACATAACAGAGAAAAAAACAGTCATAAAAACTCTTAAAGGAGAAATTGAACAAAGCAGATTGAAACAAGCTTTAATTTTAGAAGatttgaaagaaaaacttAAGTCTGAAGAACAAGAAAAAATGTctatatgtaaagaaaatgGCGACCTTCAAAAAGTATTGGAAGAAAAGTCTACAATCATAGCATCTTTACatgaagaaattaataaaattacaaaactttttgaaGAAAAAGACACAGGTAATGTATTCATACTTATAGGTGTTGTATCTGATTTATTAAGTAGTCAAATGGTATAGTAATGCATGGCTTTATACCGTtttcttgttttaatttaatatatggtTGGTTTTGcagtaattaaacaatatgaaGATTCTGCTGCAGTTAATAAGAAACGGTTTGATGAGTTACAACACGATTTTAACATTGAAACATCTAAATTAGCAGTTAAACTTACTGATACAGAAAAATCACTTAaagaaatcaaatataaatctaacTGCGCAATTGAAAAATACGAACTGACTATAGAAACATTGAAAATAGAAAAAGAAtaccttaataaaataatagaggatGAACGAGAAGCACTTGCTGTTGTTGAAAgtgaaaaaacattattactcCAGAAACTTAGTGAAGAAACCAGTCGAAAAAGTAGTATTGAAAAAGAGTATCTTAAAAAATgtgaattgtttaataatataacatctCAGTACAGTgaagaagttttaaaaaataaatcagaaaTTGCTCAAATTTCTAAAGTTTTAAAGGAAATGGAGactgacaacaacaaaaaatgtgCTGGTAAGTACATACCATTCAatacttaaaacaaaaaagaaaaggtttgtaactttttttatctttttcagACTTGAAGAAATTAGAATGTGACATGTCACATGTTGTAACAAATCATAAAGCTATAATTTTGCAGAAGGaaactgaaatttataatttacaatgttTGGTCGAAGAATTAAAGTTGATTAACACTGAATTGCAAAATCAACTGAAAATAGAAACTGAAACGAAAAAACAAGCTTTAGACGCTTTACAGCAAGAAAATGTACAACTACAATACACCTTAGAAGAGGATAACATTAGCCATGAAGTAATTGTAAAGGAAAAGAATAGCTTGATTGAAGATTTGGAAGGAAATGTGCAGTCTTTAGTGCAACAGTTAGAAGTAGTGAAACAAAATTATGACGCTGACACAAAGGAATGGGAGAAAATGAAGTTTGAGCTAGAGCAACTAACTAATCAAAAAGATAAAAAGATTCATGATTATATTGACATTGTTAAATCTCTAAATGAAGTGAATGTTGAAAGAGAAAACGCTATTGGTGATATTAgttcacaaaataatataaatctgaaGATTATTAGTGAAATGAATAAAGAGATAGTTGAACTGAAAAAAGCGTGTGATCAAGGAAGTAAAGATTTAAAACATACCCTTGCTACTGAGAAAGCAGTTAGAGATTCGTTAGAATCAGAAAAGATAAACTTATTGGAGGAAAATAGCATTTTGCTGCAAAAAACTTTAGATGATCAAACAGCTTACAGAGTTTTGGAAGCTGAACGAGACTCGTTACTAAACGAAAAAGCTATAATGATTCAAGAACTGATGGAAGAACAAAATGTTAGGAGAATGGttgaagaagaaaaagaaacaaTATCTTTACAAAAGAAGCAAGTGTTAGAAGAGTTAGACAATTTAAAGAACGTAAAGGAGACAATTATGCAAGAAAAAGAATGCCTAACTCAGCAACTTCTAGATGaaggtttaaataaaaaaatgttggaACAAGAAAAAATCAACATGGCTGATAATAAAGCAGAATTAGATGAGAAATTAGCTACAGAGATATTAAATAGAATGCATATTGAAAAGCAATTTAAACAACTAACCGTTGAAAAAGAAATCTTAACAGAGGACGTATCTAAGCTAAAAACGATGATAAATGCGCTTGAAAACGAAAAATCTAAACTTTATCAGGA contains:
- the LOC123715900 gene encoding bis(5'-nucleosyl)-tetraphosphatase [asymmetrical]; protein product: MSPTRAAGLVIYRYSNELIQFLLLQTSYGIHHWTPPKGHVDEGESDWETALRETQEEAGYIKDDLEIDQTTKKVLSYKVNGKPKEVIYWLAKLINPEAPVKLSDEHQDFKWLPLSQAQDLSGYDDMKQLLSEFYGIASSKLKQ
- the LOC123715897 gene encoding sporulation-specific protein 15-like isoform X3 — its product is MLKKWKIIITNWINCYFNDVKKIDLQVNLETLVGIISHLRDNFSLDESKSSLLDAHTVQEFIIEKFPNFKFENGSTEPESEDEVYTAASLLLYFVCVNSKDVYIRSAMCKNLQMEDQEVILKFTKCLMACSNISLDNVCTAIKESCIQAIPGSSLEHFTVSQTPPALRSLHSEVRRLQASLDAERFDRNFLQEELSRTNMKLEKLVKDKENYKLEVLNLKAKISLCCGQKQESQILEPEKNNSAKLMKQLEETEQCLFNVQEQMDDLQHERDVYKSKLDETKRQYDILLNLNQQETIRANQLTEELENERQRAQSLEELVSELRQHNRLNGLDSSQLECDDNDISLHSPQNNTSICSEACANIIEVQLGEERAKIVVLESQIKELETKLANLSKTFENESIAFGVTVYQKDTEIKNLNRIINEEVEVKNSMKLHFDNEINKLSSDFDEMQKKLKESNETSKIVIATKMQEIQTLQEEKLSLLQSLNNEVTKLENVIKNLQVDIEAEKSSKNKLREEYETTIMILNDKALNRNNELFELQDKINKNGEMIENLQMQLKSEKELKDDISNKHNNDLMNLAMQRSALEKEIQIKCRELLDAHIQLKQYTDANEELKTELECVKNSYTKSQEECKVLKENKEKLLNDIKNRDTKIEKLEKDVDSLESGYSEMKTKLTCDLNESQATINTLKSQLHDEIKYKLGLQNRICELENIITERDNTNAEKELRLKEINENFVSEKSIFKEKLDKLTDDITEKKTVIKTLKGEIEQSRLKQALILEDLKEKLKSEEQEKMSICKENGDLQKVLEEKSTIIASLHEEINKITKLFEEKDTVIKQYEDSAAVNKKRFDELQHDFNIETSKLAVKLTDTEKSLKEIKYKSNCAIEKYELTIETLKIEKEYLNKIIEDEREALAVVESEKTLLLQKLSEETSRKSSIEKEYLKKCELFNNITSQYSEEVLKNKSEIAQISKVLKEMETDNNKKCADLKKLECDMSHVVTNHKAIILQKETEIYNLQCLVEELKLINTELQNQLKIETETKKQALDALQQENVQLQYTLEEDNISHEVIVKEKNSLIEDLEGNVQSLVQQLEVVKQNYDADTKEWEKMKFELEQLTNQKDKKIHDYIDIVKSLNEVNVERENAIGDISSQNNINLKIISEMNKEIVELKKACDQGSKDLKHTLATEKAVRDSLESEKINLLEENSILLQKTLDDQTAYRVLEAERDSLLNEKAIMIQELMEEQNVRRMVEEEKETISLQKKQVLEELDNLKNVKETIMQEKECLTQQLLDEGLNKKMLEQEKINMADNKAELDEKLATEILNRMHIEKQFKQLTVEKEILTEDVSKLKTMINALENEKSKLYQEVESFIVEKEESLAQIEHLKNNMMELTNAKNDLIQEKTDIIQEKVLLMKISNEMKQKLDDVTSEKDQINQRFEQISQKLSVATINSEEEMKNMTLEFKHLQSDYKHLKGAHDQIASALNSGFDAFIEIVRTKNLANLIEHKLKSKDLNLAEKFTSILDVAESLIEEMTITKKNENDLNEEIKTLKEATDEHKQKVLTLEEDIQNLLKGIGEYKIKIGQQSEILESKITEINRLQKDNDSLHNELTGVRIQLDEKVHSLKDKLIDNENLTDKLRETYECQIDNLNMMVTKLTNYLKDKTVELDGVRNERDKLQETIDKKNQAIKSFEEEIKTHKQIQEKLISEFESERQVLKNMVTVTESVMEDQKTSLNKVINVHVKTIDALEGEIVTLKESINVEKNNYLSKLNEKDHAFEAIFRDLDILRKEKENLENKLESEISGFQNQVTQLSAEKGSLYEEFEKCRKDIVCKDEENNELKIKLDGVEKERDSLNKDLDELKINNSLLQERIQSHNEILHKVTNLERDRSILQREKGELIKQVNELNVQLEANIVIEEKYIELVNMKAELEQELKNKEIEINDMKSRLDSTMDKRCSQTFDKEKQNLINKCNLLQEYHDKAKVELERKQKEIDILQNGIEMLRGERDNAILSINNKNLEIKEMNRKLTEEKDAKEHYLSEIKALNSDVGDLRQRLDDAKLDLEVVNVLRKENEELLQLVGQRETFAVTSREKSPHRHQVEMELRQLHNQKQLYQEQISIFKERQKDEISALEKELEETRNKLEESSRSYQEHIRSLTTELWNVGEKFLMKKDEAEWLRKTQRSGSLMSLQHVHSSGLVAHQEEPSRPSDCHSLRSLPVANNTKETRGVHMLDEEGEVFDNRWLKELQSTPLKEKVPNNGQRLSELKWRNSLCPPHLKSSYPAETQFVQALQEEDIKMGSMSLGGRGVRKEVGITAYKKPGPPTPSKQAGRLSATDSELRESLRVEAEPNASRKTSTPSRLRSLFRTNKNDTTESTPRSRRLSNIFRKK